A single region of the Lysinibacillus sp. B2A1 genome encodes:
- a CDS encoding 2-oxoacid:acceptor oxidoreductase subunit alpha: MLHQLSWKVGGQQGEGIESTGEIFSMAMNRLGYFLYGYRHFSSRIKGGHTNNKITVRPTEVRSIADDLDILVAFDQETIDVNYKELTEKGVILADSKFEPVKPEDSKAPLFAVPFTEVAAELGTSLMKNMVAIGATASLLNLENEVFQNVVDDIFGKKGEEVVQKNMEAIARGRQIMNDLLGDRVGEWELAPADGKRRMFMIGNDAIALGALAAGTRFMAAYPITPASEIMEYLIKKLPKFGGTVIQTEDEIAAATMAIGANFGGVRSFTASAGPGLSLMMEAIGLSGMTEQPLVVVDTQRGGPSTGLPTKQEQSDLMAMLYGTHGEIPKVVIAPSTMEEAFFDTIQAFNIAEELQLPVILMTDLQLSLGKQSVEPFDYNKIEIRRGKIVTDDIEEAADKAYFKRYENSEDGISPRVLPGTLNGIHHVTGVEHDETGKPSEATGNRQTQMDKRFRKLASLTFDQPVYINAPHEEADILLVGFNSTRGAIEEVQERLNAKGMKVNHAHIRLVHPFPSTEVAPLVAKAKKVIVVENNYTGQLANIMKMNVGGHDKIETITKYNGTPFLPGELENRVKELTH, encoded by the coding sequence ATGTTACATCAGCTTTCATGGAAAGTCGGTGGGCAACAAGGTGAAGGGATTGAAAGTACAGGTGAGATTTTCTCAATGGCAATGAATCGTTTAGGTTATTTCCTATACGGTTATCGTCACTTCTCTTCTCGAATTAAAGGTGGCCATACGAATAATAAAATTACAGTTCGCCCAACAGAGGTTCGATCTATTGCGGATGATTTAGATATTTTAGTAGCGTTTGACCAAGAAACAATTGATGTTAATTATAAAGAATTAACAGAAAAGGGCGTTATTTTAGCGGATTCTAAATTTGAACCAGTGAAGCCAGAAGATTCTAAGGCACCATTATTTGCAGTACCATTTACAGAAGTAGCAGCAGAGCTAGGTACTTCATTGATGAAAAATATGGTGGCAATTGGAGCAACTGCATCATTGTTAAATTTAGAAAACGAAGTATTCCAAAATGTTGTTGATGATATTTTTGGTAAAAAAGGTGAGGAAGTCGTTCAGAAAAACATGGAGGCCATTGCACGTGGTCGACAAATCATGAATGACCTGTTAGGTGATCGTGTAGGTGAGTGGGAATTAGCACCAGCAGATGGGAAACGCCGTATGTTTATGATTGGTAATGATGCTATTGCACTGGGCGCACTTGCAGCTGGGACACGCTTTATGGCAGCCTATCCGATTACGCCAGCTTCTGAAATTATGGAATATCTGATTAAAAAATTACCGAAGTTTGGTGGTACAGTTATTCAAACAGAAGATGAAATTGCTGCAGCGACAATGGCAATTGGTGCAAACTTTGGTGGTGTTCGTTCCTTTACAGCCTCAGCTGGTCCTGGTCTTTCATTAATGATGGAAGCAATAGGACTTTCAGGTATGACAGAGCAGCCACTAGTTGTTGTTGATACACAACGTGGCGGTCCATCAACAGGACTACCAACAAAACAAGAGCAGTCAGATTTAATGGCAATGTTATATGGTACGCATGGTGAGATTCCTAAAGTAGTGATTGCACCTTCCACAATGGAGGAAGCATTCTTTGATACAATCCAAGCCTTTAACATTGCAGAGGAATTACAATTACCAGTTATTTTAATGACTGACTTACAATTATCTCTCGGTAAACAATCTGTTGAACCATTTGATTACAACAAAATTGAAATTCGTCGCGGAAAAATTGTCACTGATGACATTGAAGAGGCTGCAGATAAAGCTTACTTTAAACGTTATGAAAATTCAGAAGATGGTATTTCGCCACGTGTACTACCTGGTACATTAAATGGTATTCACCATGTAACAGGTGTCGAGCATGATGAAACAGGTAAACCATCTGAAGCAACTGGTAATCGTCAAACGCAAATGGATAAACGATTCCGTAAATTAGCTTCATTGACATTTGATCAGCCAGTTTATATAAATGCGCCACATGAAGAAGCGGATATTTTACTGGTTGGCTTTAACTCAACCCGTGGTGCGATAGAGGAAGTACAAGAACGATTAAATGCTAAAGGCATGAAGGTAAACCATGCGCATATTCGATTAGTTCACCCATTCCCATCTACTGAGGTAGCACCTCTTGTAGCGAAAGCGAAAAAAGTAATCGTTGTAGAAAATAACTACACTGGTCAATTAGCAAATATTATGAAGATGAATGTTGGTGGTCACGATAAGATCGAGACGATTACAAAATACAATGGTACACCATTCTTGCCAGGTGAATTAGAAAATCGTGTGAAGGAGTTGACTCACTAA
- a CDS encoding 2-oxoacid ferredoxin oxidoreductase (catalyzes the coenzyme A dependent formation of succinyl-CoA from 2-oxoglutarate and ferredoxin): MATFKDFRNTVKPNWCPGCGDFSVQAAIQRAAANVGIEPNELAVISGIGCSGRISGYINSYGFHGIHGRALPIAQGLKMANRDLHVIASGGDGDGFAIGMGHTIHAIRRNIDITYVVMDNQIYGLTKGQTSPRSAAGFITKSTPGGAIEPSLKPLEVALTSGATFVAQGFSTDIKELTALIEAGINHKGFSFINVFSPCVTYNKVNTYDWFKENLTKLADIEGYDNADRGMAMRTVMEHEGLVTGIIYQDTETASYQEKVPGYSELPLTDIDIKMNENDFNELVKEFM; the protein is encoded by the coding sequence ATGGCAACATTTAAGGATTTTCGAAATACAGTAAAACCAAACTGGTGCCCAGGCTGTGGAGACTTCTCTGTACAAGCAGCCATTCAACGCGCTGCGGCAAACGTTGGCATTGAACCAAATGAGCTAGCTGTAATTTCTGGGATTGGTTGTTCTGGTCGTATTTCAGGCTATATTAATTCATATGGTTTCCATGGAATTCATGGTCGTGCATTACCGATTGCACAAGGATTAAAAATGGCAAACCGTGATTTACATGTTATTGCTTCTGGTGGTGATGGTGATGGCTTTGCAATTGGTATGGGTCATACAATTCATGCCATTCGACGAAACATTGACATTACTTACGTTGTTATGGATAACCAAATTTACGGTTTAACAAAAGGCCAAACATCACCACGTTCTGCTGCTGGATTTATTACAAAATCTACGCCAGGTGGTGCAATTGAGCCATCATTAAAACCTTTAGAAGTTGCGTTAACAAGTGGAGCTACATTTGTGGCGCAAGGCTTCTCAACTGATATTAAAGAATTAACAGCACTAATCGAAGCGGGCATTAATCATAAAGGCTTCTCGTTCATCAACGTATTTTCACCTTGTGTAACATATAACAAAGTAAACACTTACGATTGGTTTAAGGAGAACTTAACAAAACTTGCTGATATTGAAGGTTATGATAATGCAGACCGAGGTATGGCAATGCGTACGGTAATGGAACATGAAGGCTTAGTAACAGGTATTATTTATCAAGATACTGAAACAGCCTCTTATCAAGAAAAAGTACCAGGCTATTCAGAGCTACCACTAACAGATATTGATATTAAAATGAATGAAAATGATTTTAATGAATTAGTAAAAGAATTTATGTAA
- a CDS encoding lantibiotic ABC transporter ATP-binding protein, whose product MDNIILKTENLCKSFKGQKIVEDLSLTISRNTVYGLLGPNGAGKSTTLKMMTGMLRPNTGKIIFNGHEWNRNDLHDIGVLIETPPLYENLTARENLKVRTIALGLPTSRIDEVLKIVDLTNTGKKRAGQFSLGMKQRLGIAIALLNYPKLLILDEPTNGLDPIGIQELRKLIRSFPEQGITVILSSHILSEVEQVVDEIGIIAEGKLGYQGVAPQGQELEALFMQVVTANRKAGN is encoded by the coding sequence ATGGATAATATAATTTTAAAAACAGAAAATCTGTGTAAAAGCTTTAAGGGGCAAAAAATTGTAGAGGATTTGTCGCTGACAATATCACGCAATACTGTTTACGGCTTACTGGGACCTAATGGTGCTGGAAAATCAACAACATTAAAAATGATGACTGGTATGCTGCGTCCAAATACAGGTAAAATAATTTTTAATGGACATGAATGGAACCGCAATGACTTACATGATATTGGTGTATTAATTGAAACACCTCCCCTATATGAAAATTTAACGGCAAGAGAAAATCTGAAGGTTCGAACGATTGCGCTTGGATTACCAACGTCACGTATTGATGAGGTATTAAAGATTGTTGATTTGACCAATACAGGGAAAAAAAGAGCTGGACAATTTTCCTTAGGAATGAAACAACGATTAGGAATTGCCATTGCGTTGTTAAACTATCCAAAGCTTTTAATTCTCGATGAACCAACAAATGGCCTTGATCCAATTGGCATTCAAGAGCTAAGAAAACTAATTCGATCTTTTCCAGAGCAAGGTATTACAGTGATATTATCTAGCCACATCCTGTCAGAAGTGGAGCAGGTCGTTGATGAAATTGGTATCATTGCTGAAGGGAAATTGGGCTATCAGGGAGTTGCACCACAGGGACAGGAATTGGAGGCATTATTTATGCAGGTGGTGACTGCTAATAGAAAGGCAGGCAATTAG
- a CDS encoding lantibiotic immunity ABC transporter MutE/EpiE family permease subunit, with protein MISIVKAERLKWKKTFIPKLIWLAPIVTLLLSAVLMGGSFFQKGAYNWWYSMLLPGALTICCALAVEKDAKLKYHSILAMPLDLKKIWFGKILTCSVWLLGITLIFFAGITAGGVLFGNSFPIVKSLLGSLLIFLSFLWQIPLCLFLAAKLGTYMAILINLVGNIAGMVAFADGEFWYSVPYAITARLICPTLEILPNGLPVPEDSPLLSMSVIAPGILIVLIWFVFISLVTAHWFQKREAK; from the coding sequence ATGATTTCTATAGTAAAGGCAGAAAGATTAAAATGGAAAAAGACGTTTATCCCAAAATTAATTTGGCTTGCACCGATCGTCACATTATTATTGAGTGCAGTGTTAATGGGGGGAAGTTTTTTTCAAAAGGGCGCTTATAACTGGTGGTACTCAATGCTCTTACCTGGTGCGCTGACAATTTGTTGTGCACTAGCAGTAGAAAAAGATGCAAAATTAAAGTATCATAGCATTCTCGCAATGCCGCTTGATCTTAAAAAAATTTGGTTTGGCAAAATACTAACATGTAGTGTTTGGCTGTTGGGTATTACGTTAATATTTTTCGCTGGTATTACTGCTGGTGGCGTACTTTTCGGCAATAGCTTTCCTATAGTAAAAAGTCTTTTAGGCAGTTTATTAATATTCTTATCTTTTTTATGGCAAATCCCACTTTGTCTATTCCTTGCTGCAAAATTAGGGACGTATATGGCAATTTTAATTAATTTAGTCGGTAATATAGCTGGAATGGTTGCATTTGCTGATGGCGAATTTTGGTACAGTGTTCCTTATGCCATTACAGCAAGATTAATTTGTCCAACTCTAGAAATTTTGCCAAATGGTTTACCAGTTCCTGAGGATAGCCCATTATTAAGCATGTCGGTGATTGCTCCTGGAATTCTAATTGTACTCATCTGGTTTGTCTTCATTAGCCTTGTTACCGCTCATTGGTTTCAAAAAAGGGAGGCGAAATAG
- a CDS encoding lantibiotic immunity ABC transporter MutG family permease subunit: MVFIRLLRAELLKTKRTPFLLIHLLVPIIISSLFLAYYSYSPWIFDWKVSAYFQTLSCGFPIIIGLVCAMVSEQEAIAGHFQEMLTASRVKIITFISKLLLLLLYSFGAIVLSIGIFSIGFVELLHEDTLGFQFYFMAGCILFSSYICLYILHLFISLHFGKGASIGLGIVEALIVALLLTELGDGIWKYIPYGWGGHFVELWTLKASGTNVSLMEAGLQAGIIACGCGTLLVFMLSCLWFWKWEGRKSEN; encoded by the coding sequence ATGGTATTCATAAGATTGCTTAGGGCAGAGCTTCTTAAAACAAAAAGAACACCTTTTTTACTCATTCATCTGCTAGTACCTATCATTATTTCAAGCTTATTTTTAGCGTATTATTCCTATTCACCATGGATATTTGATTGGAAAGTATCAGCTTATTTTCAGACGCTTTCTTGCGGATTTCCTATTATTATTGGATTAGTTTGTGCAATGGTATCGGAGCAAGAGGCAATTGCAGGTCATTTTCAAGAGATGCTAACAGCTAGTAGAGTAAAAATCATAACGTTTATTAGTAAGCTCCTTCTTTTATTGTTGTATAGCTTTGGAGCGATTGTCTTGTCCATTGGTATCTTTAGTATTGGTTTTGTAGAGCTTTTGCATGAAGATACACTTGGTTTTCAGTTTTATTTTATGGCTGGATGTATTTTATTTTCTAGCTATATCTGTTTATATATTTTGCATTTATTTATTAGTCTTCATTTTGGAAAGGGGGCTTCCATTGGACTAGGGATTGTGGAAGCACTTATAGTAGCGTTACTGCTTACTGAACTAGGGGATGGTATCTGGAAGTATATACCCTATGGTTGGGGTGGTCACTTCGTAGAATTATGGACATTAAAGGCATCTGGAACTAATGTATCCTTAATGGAAGCAGGTTTACAGGCAGGTATTATTGCTTGTGGATGTGGAACATTGCTGGTATTCATGCTTTCTTGCTTATGGTTCTGGAAATGGGAGGGCCGAAAATCTGAAAATTAG
- a CDS encoding DNA-binding response regulator → MAKILAVDDEKDILVLIKNALAKDEHLVTTITNALEVNKMDLGTFDLLLLDVMMPEIDGFTLCREIRHAVDCPILFLTAKSLEEDLMYGLGLGADDYIIKPFGIGELRARINAHLRREKRERRNILYADNVHINLSGKELFVDEEKVMLTKSEYEICEFLVRNRGQVFSKERIYETVFGYDGTSDSTAITEHVKNIRSKLHVFDVDVIETVWGIGYKWRH, encoded by the coding sequence ATGGCAAAAATATTAGCAGTAGATGATGAAAAAGATATTTTGGTCTTGATAAAAAATGCATTAGCAAAAGATGAACATTTAGTAACGACCATTACTAATGCGTTAGAAGTAAATAAAATGGATCTCGGTACCTTTGATTTACTATTACTGGATGTGATGATGCCAGAAATAGATGGGTTTACACTATGCAGAGAAATTCGGCATGCTGTAGATTGCCCAATCCTTTTTCTAACAGCTAAATCATTAGAGGAGGACCTAATGTATGGTCTTGGTCTGGGTGCAGATGATTATATCATTAAGCCTTTTGGCATTGGGGAGCTTCGGGCTAGGATCAATGCTCATTTGAGACGTGAAAAAAGGGAGAGACGTAACATTCTTTATGCAGACAATGTTCATATTAATTTGTCTGGAAAAGAGCTGTTTGTCGACGAGGAGAAGGTAATGCTAACGAAAAGTGAATATGAAATATGTGAATTTCTTGTTCGTAATCGGGGACAGGTCTTTTCGAAAGAAAGGATTTATGAAACGGTTTTTGGATATGATGGAACAAGTGACAGTACAGCAATCACTGAGCATGTTAAAAATATTCGTTCGAAGCTTCATGTCTTTGATGTAGATGTAATTGAGACTGTTTGGGGGATTGGGTATAAATGGAGACATTGA
- a CDS encoding sensor histidine kinase, whose product METLKHTKGTRLHTFFLRYLLFLCLGTILLVVLLFGLFLLTFSTNIVLPANYAETQIPLSKDRIATSSSVTSEMIPDLVDYAVFSKKGQFLTGNLSEKEAFKAWKVMKKGEAQGVSQFYSVIERENEICILRYYLVPQYRSPMLRKYLPNPQLLEIILFIIGIIALATFLAVHFGRNLKKKMFGLQEAIEKIQNQNLDFSINPTGIREIDDISISLEQMKEALNNSLKQQWELERARREQISALAHDLKTPLTIIRGNAELLQDTAQDKTQREYNDYILKNTMEIEIFTKQLIDISKMEKRIVSEKMNVEMDAFILLLEHQIKALSLEKSLEVIVKKDNLPVSIFMDKELFYRAMLNLIVNAVEHTPNKGKVILFVQGEMNFVHFTVVDSGAGFSAKDLKEATKQFYRGDPSRNSANHHGMGLYIAQSIITKHDGTLKLENDSTSGGGKVTITIPIYP is encoded by the coding sequence ATGGAGACATTGAAGCACACAAAAGGAACACGCCTTCATACCTTTTTCCTTCGTTATCTTCTATTTTTATGCTTAGGTACCATTCTGCTAGTAGTATTATTATTTGGTTTATTTTTATTGACCTTTTCTACCAATATTGTTTTACCAGCCAATTATGCAGAAACACAGATTCCCCTATCAAAGGATCGGATTGCGACTAGTAGCTCGGTCACTTCTGAGATGATTCCAGACCTTGTTGACTACGCAGTATTTTCGAAAAAGGGACAGTTTCTTACAGGGAATCTTTCCGAAAAGGAAGCTTTTAAGGCTTGGAAAGTCATGAAAAAAGGAGAAGCTCAAGGTGTCTCTCAATTTTATTCGGTGATAGAGCGAGAAAATGAGATTTGTATTTTACGCTATTATTTAGTGCCACAGTATCGGTCACCGATGTTAAGAAAATATTTGCCTAATCCTCAATTATTAGAAATTATATTATTTATAATTGGAATAATAGCATTAGCAACTTTCCTTGCTGTCCACTTCGGCAGAAATCTAAAGAAAAAAATGTTTGGCTTGCAGGAAGCTATCGAAAAAATACAAAATCAAAATTTGGATTTTAGTATTAACCCAACAGGAATTCGTGAAATAGATGATATATCCATCTCACTTGAGCAGATGAAGGAAGCATTAAACAACTCATTAAAGCAGCAATGGGAACTAGAGCGAGCTCGCAGAGAACAAATATCAGCTCTTGCTCATGATTTAAAAACGCCTCTTACCATTATTCGAGGAAATGCAGAACTTTTACAGGACACTGCCCAAGATAAGACGCAAAGAGAATATAATGACTATATTTTAAAGAATACAATGGAAATTGAAATATTTACAAAACAGCTAATAGATATATCGAAAATGGAGAAAAGAATTGTTAGTGAAAAAATGAATGTAGAAATGGATGCATTTATTCTACTGCTAGAACATCAAATAAAGGCTCTTTCTTTAGAAAAAAGTCTTGAAGTGATTGTTAAAAAAGACAATCTTCCTGTTTCAATCTTTATGGATAAAGAGCTTTTTTATCGAGCTATGTTGAATCTGATTGTCAATGCAGTTGAGCATACGCCAAATAAAGGTAAAGTCATATTATTTGTTCAGGGAGAGATGAATTTCGTTCATTTTACTGTAGTAGATAGTGGTGCTGGTTTTTCAGCAAAAGATTTAAAGGAAGCCACAAAGCAGTTTTATCGGGGAGATCCAAGTAGAAATTCAGCAAATCATCATGGAATGGGGCTTTATATTGCCCAATCTATTATTACTAAACATGATGGAACGTTGAAACTCGAAAATGATTCAACATCTGGGGGAGGCAAGGTAACAATTACGATACCAATATATCCTTAA